In Phaseolus vulgaris cultivar G19833 chromosome 10, P. vulgaris v2.0, whole genome shotgun sequence, a single genomic region encodes these proteins:
- the LOC137818151 gene encoding 16 kDa phloem protein 2-like yields the protein MPRGTLEVILISAKGIDDNDFLSSIDPYVILTYRTQEHKSTVQKDSGSKPQWNENFLFTVSDSTSELNLKIMDKDNFTQDDFLGEATIDLGPLFEAGSLPETVHKVVKDEEYCGEIKVALTFTAERNEEYSVEDDNYGGWKESNEEF from the exons ATGCCTCGTGGAACGCTTGAAGTTATTTTGATCAGCGCCAAAGGCATCGATGACAATGATTTTCTCT CCAGCATAGATCCTTATGTGATTCTCACATACAGGACACAGGAGCACAAGAGCACTGTGCAAAAAG ATTCTGGATCCAAACCTCAATGGAATGAGAACTTTCTTTTCACTGTCTCTGACAGTACTTCTGAACTTAATCTAAAGATCATGGATAAAGACAACTTTACTCAAGATGATTTTCTTGGCGAGGCAAC CATTGATTTAGGTCCACTGTTTGAAGCTGGTAGCCTTCCAGAAACTGTTCACAAGGTTGTGAAGGACGAAGAATATTGTGGAGAGATTAAGGTGGCTCTCACTTTCACTGCTGAG AGAAACGAGGAATATAGTGTAGAGGATGACAACTATGGTGGATGGAAAGAATCAAATGAGGAATTCTAG